Proteins from a genomic interval of Melospiza georgiana isolate bMelGeo1 chromosome 20, bMelGeo1.pri, whole genome shotgun sequence:
- the LOC131092010 gene encoding ficolin-1-like: MGTVAPVLLVLLSLRVTICDAEDTCSDCLHFSEVRIVGLRDADRLAILQGCPGIPGVSGPKGEAGLPGTKGETGDQGFPGKAGPPGAKGAAGEPGFPGLKGTKGEPGFPEIWEPENCQELLAKGKIFSGWYTIYPQDCNATTVFCDMDTDGGGWIGLFQVFQRRWDGSVNFLRDWDSYKRGFGNQLTEFWMGNDNIHFLTSLGPCELRVDLRDFENNYYFAKYASFRVLGESEKYRLILGDFLGGNAGDSLSYHRDMPFSTTDHDNDMSSFNCATEYKGAWWYNDCHYSNLNGMYWMGAHGSYADGINWKTGKEYHYSYKQTEMKFRPV; this comes from the exons atggggacagtggCCCCAGTCCTTTTGGTACTGCTCAGCCTAAGAGTGACTATTTGTGATGCTGAGGACACCTGCTCAG ACTGTCTTCATTTCTCAGAGGTGAGAATAGTGGGACTGCGTGATGCTGACCGACTTGCCATTCTTCAAGGATGTCCAGGGATCCCAGGTGTCTCTGGCCCAAAAGGAGAAGCAGGTCTCCCAGGAACAAAAG GAGAAACGGGAGACCAGGGATTCCCTGGGAAAGCAGGACCACCTGGTGCAAAAG gagcagctggagagccTGGCTTCCCAGGACTGAAAG gaaCAAAAGGAGAGCCTGGATTTCCAGAAATTTGGG AACCGGAGAACTGCCAAGAACTGTTGGCCAAAGGGAAGATTTTCAGTGGCTGGTACACAATCTACCCCCAAGACTGCAATGCCACCACCGTCTTCTGTGACATGGACACGGATGGTGGGGGATGGATT GGTCTCTTTCAGGTTTTTCAGAGGCGCTGGGATGGGTCAGTGAACTTCTTGCGAGATTGGGATTCATACAAACGAGGCTTTGGCAACCAGCTGACGGAGTTCTGGATGGGGAATGACAACATCCACTTCCTCACCTCTCTGG GACCCTGTGAACTCCGTGTTGACCTCAGAGACTTTGAGAACAACTACTATTTTGCCAAGTATGCTTCATTCAGAGTTTTAGGAGAGTCAGAGAAATACAGACTGATTCTAGGAGACTTCCTTGGTGGAAACGCTG GGGACTCCTTATCGTACCACAGGGACATGCCATTTTCAACAACAGATCACGACAATGACATGAGTTCCTTTAACTGTGCCACAGAATATAAGGGAGCATGGTGGTACAATGACTGCCATTACTCCAACCTGAACGGGATGTACTGGATGGGTGCACATGGGAGCTATGCTGATGGCATCAACTGGAAGACAGGCAAAGAATACCACTACTCCTATaagcaaacagaaatgaagTTCAGGCCAGTTTAA